A genomic region of Microlunatus sagamiharensis contains the following coding sequences:
- a CDS encoding 4Fe-4S binding protein — translation MSAPEPVVPVGGPAHGRIRLIEPACTSCMLCVRECPVWCISLDSHTEPDPDVPAGARPRTVNVLDHFEIDWGTCMFCGICVEECPFDALEWDDAHPAPAEGSLDLRHGIAELA, via the coding sequence ATGAGCGCGCCCGAGCCGGTGGTCCCGGTCGGCGGTCCCGCCCACGGGCGGATCCGGCTGATCGAGCCGGCCTGCACGTCGTGCATGCTCTGCGTCCGCGAGTGCCCGGTCTGGTGTATCTCCCTCGACTCCCACACCGAGCCCGACCCGGACGTGCCCGCCGGCGCGCGGCCGCGCACGGTCAACGTCCTCGACCACTTCGAGATCGACTGGGGCACCTGCATGTTCTGCGGGATCTGCGTCGAGGAGTGCCCGTTCGACGCGCTGGAGTGGGACGACGCGCACCCGGCGCCGGCGGAGGGTTCGCTGGACCTGCGCCACGGGATCGCCGAGCTGGCCTGA